The nucleotide sequence GCGGGTCATCGCCAGGGAGCAGGCCATCGGTTTCGACCAACGGCACGTCGAGCTCCAGGCCCGCCTCCAGAGCCACGGCCGTCTCATAGGCGCGAACGAGCGGGCTGTGCCAGAACTGACCGGGGCGCAGGTTGCCGTTGTGGCGAAAAAAGGACGCAACATGCGCGGTGGTTTGCCGGCCGCGTTCACTGAGGGGGCGAGCGGCATCGTTATCTCCGGCCGGGGCGTGGGCGTGGCGAATGAGATAAAGGCGCATGACGGTGTCGGGAGTTTGTCGCTACGGCTGGTCGTCGATATCGAGCAACTTGCGCACATCCTGCAGCAGCGTGCTCAAAGCGAAAGGTTTGGGCAGGATCGATTGGTGACTTCCGCTCAACCACGGCAAGGCGGAGGCGTCGTCGCGGTTGGGAGTGCAGAGCACCCTCAGGCCACGGTGATTTTCGTGCAGCGTTTTGATCATACGCTCCATCTCGCCGGACGATTCGGTGTGGTCGGCGATGATCAAGTGCACGGTGGTTTGGCGGTGTTTCACCCCCACAATCGCGGTGGCGGCCGAGGGCGCGTCCATGACGTCGTAACCGTCGGCGGTGAAAATGCCGGCGATCATTTTGCGCACGACATGATCGGCTTCGACGATCAACAGGGTTTCGCGTCCGCGCGTGACCGGCAGCGGGGCCAGTGAACCGATTGCGGGTGACGCATCCTCTTCGCTGCGGGGGAGAAAAATTTCGAACGTCGTTCCCACGCCCTGTTTGCTGCGCACAAAAATGTGACCGCCGCTTTGTCGCACGATGCCGTAGACGAGCGCGAGCCCGAGTCCGGTGCCGACCCCGGCTTCCTTGGTGGTGAAAAACGGTTCAAACAGCACGGTCTGCGTCGCTTCGTCCATGCCGCAGCCGTTGTCGTTGACCGTGAGCACGACGTAGTTGCCCGGTTGCATGTCGGTGATGCGTCGGTTGAGGGCGGGCGCCACGGTGCGATTTTCGGTGGTGACGATGATGCGGCCGCCGGCCGGCGTGGCGTCGCGGGCGTTGATGACCAGATTGAGCAGCACCTGCTGCATCTGAGTCGGATCGACGCGAATGTTGCCGACCTCCTCTGCCAGCGAGAGTTCGAACGAGCGC is from Synoicihabitans lomoniglobus and encodes:
- a CDS encoding SixA phosphatase family protein, yielding MRLYLIRHAHAPAGDNDAARPLSERGRQTTAHVASFFRHNGNLRPGQFWHSPLVRAYETAVALEAGLELDVPLVETDGLLPGDDPLIMARRLAEYPTVHDIALVGHEPHLSGLATLLVRGKANPVGFHVKKSAIICLRLSDKVHGRSKLPRWRVAWHFCPELLSAE
- a CDS encoding ATP-binding response regulator; this translates as MTNPLPSDSSPPDAALLAGVFQSLSEGVLIAAPDFGPAGFRIEHVNDALCQISGYTATELIGQGHAKLHVERSDVKAQRHWHSATEQPETHSDEGFLHTKAGKAVFVAWTFSWLADEHGRRAHVIITYRDMTANRRLQDALVHSQRLDAVGRLAGGVAHDFNNLLSVINGYCEILHQTVGENEKAQREIQEIHQAGHQASALVRQLLAFGRRQALDPRVISPNRLVRENTDILSRLLGDERSFELSLAEEVGNIRVDPTQMQQVLLNLVINARDATPAGGRIIVTTENRTVAPALNRRITDMQPGNYVVLTVNDNGCGMDEATQTVLFEPFFTTKEAGVGTGLGLALVYGIVRQSGGHIFVRSKQGVGTTFEIFLPRSEEDASPAIGSLAPLPVTRGRETLLIVEADHVVRKMIAGIFTADGYDVMDAPSAATAIVGVKHRQTTVHLIIADHTESSGEMERMIKTLHENHRGLRVLCTPNRDDASALPWLSGSHQSILPKPFALSTLLQDVRKLLDIDDQP